A section of the Pristiophorus japonicus isolate sPriJap1 chromosome 4, sPriJap1.hap1, whole genome shotgun sequence genome encodes:
- the LOC139262235 gene encoding uncharacterized protein: protein MAQQCAERARRFSDEAMEALVVEVQRRRAALYPPGGAPPSKLACRRLWEEIAESVTATSVVPRSAVQCRKKFNDLARLGKAKVAHNRREQQQTGGSQPAIEDLTDLEESVLEIIGGAVTESVASGEAENVASGEVADDDDTQEMPAGQPVPPHPHTEGGDELEEEEEEEEEEEETLALHLTLAETNSENGTVWTLEGSIEAGSAHVMSAGTSVLQLGQGERVPQEPAPRRASSRTSSAPRDSDDDLDGAAFRRRVMGMHTEMLGTMASLPESLLTVSRSIEESGSNIARSFAQNMEPMISRMEMMRNSRRDRVDPQMMGVMDDLAASIAAQAEATEYLTAAMEAQTAAIFTGFTSLERGLQGVTAGQQSVRPQIARNAEARLWGSVSRSVKQEPTVLSQDDSIPTSTTATPPLPLPMPVDQTATAHAEMVQSTARPSKSTAGRRRRAKASVVSSTESQQPSTNRAEATGGALRRSTRSGKGIQMNS, encoded by the exons ATGGCCCAGCAGTGTGCCGAACGAGCCCGGAGGTTTTCAGACGAGGCAATGGAGGCCTTGGTGGTGGAGGTGCAGCGGAGGCGAGCTGCCCTCTACCCTCCCGGCGGCGCCCCTCCCTCCAAGCTGGCCTGCAGGAGGCTGTGGGAAGAGATTGCCGAATCAGTCACGGCCACCAGCGTGGTGCCACGGTCGGCCgtccagtgccgcaagaagtttaatgacctggcACGGCTGGGCAAG GCCAAGGTGGCGCATAACAGGAGAGAGCAACAACAGACGGGAGGCAGCCAGCCCGCAATAGAGGACCTGACGGACCTGGAGGAATCTGTGCTCGAAATCATCGGAGGAGCAGTGACGGAGTCTGTGGCCAGCGGAGAAGCTGAAAACGTGGCCAGCGGGGAAGTTGCTGATGATGATG atacccaagaaatgcCAGCAGGCCAGCCTGTCCCTCCTCATCCACATACTGAAGGAGGAGACGAattagaagaagaagaagaagaagaagaggaagaagaagagacaCTGGCACTACATCTGACACTCGCGGAGACcaactcagaaaatggcactgtgtggactttagagggtagtatagaggcgggatctgcgcATGTGATGTCAGCGGGCACAAGTGTACTACAgctaggccagggggaaagggtacctcaggagccagctccccggagggcgagttcacgcacgagttctgctccacgggactcagatgatgacctcgatggggcggccttcagaagaagggtgatgggcatgcacacggaaaTGCTAGggacaatggcaagcctgccagagagcctcttgacagtctcaaggagcatagaggagtccggctccaacattgcccGGAGCTTCGCACAGAatatggagcccatgatttccagaatGGAAATGATGCGTAACTCCAGGAGAGACCGTGTGGACCCACAGATGATGGGTGTGATGGACGATCTTGCAGCCTCCATtgcggcacaggcggaagcaaccgaGTATCTCaccgctgcaatggaagctcagactgctgccatcttcACTGGGTTTACGAGTctcgaaaggggcttgcagggtgtcacagcaggccagcaatctgtccgacctcagattgctaggaatgctgaggcgagGCTCTGGGGGAGTGTTAGTCGGTCTGTGAAGCAAGAACCGacagtcctctctcaggatgacagcattccaacttccaccactgccactccgccattaccCTTGCCGATGCCCGTCGACCAGACTGCCAccgcccatgccgagatggtgcagtctacagccaggccatcTAAGTCCACGGCTGGTCGAAGGCGTCGTGCAAAGGCATCTGTagtgtcctccactgaaagtcagcagccttccaccaaccgggctgaagccactgggggagcactgcgtaggagcactagatcAGGCAAAGGCATACAGATGAATAGTTGA